A genomic window from Halorubrum lacusprofundi ATCC 49239 includes:
- a CDS encoding transcription elongation factor Spt5: MPIFSVKTTARQERTVADMLAEKEMPEIQAVIAPDQLTSYVMVEATDGSVFARILDEIPHARGVIQGSEGPAESPFSEVEHFLSPTPDVEGIAEGDIVELIAGPFKGEKARVQRIDEGKDQVTVELYEATVPIPVTVRGDQIRVLDSDER; encoded by the coding sequence ATGCCGATCTTCTCGGTCAAGACCACCGCGAGGCAGGAGCGGACCGTCGCCGACATGCTCGCGGAAAAGGAGATGCCGGAGATTCAAGCCGTCATCGCCCCCGACCAGCTGACGAGCTACGTGATGGTCGAGGCCACCGACGGGAGCGTATTCGCCCGAATCCTCGACGAGATCCCCCACGCTCGCGGCGTGATTCAGGGCTCGGAGGGCCCGGCGGAGAGCCCCTTCTCCGAGGTCGAGCACTTTCTCTCGCCGACCCCCGACGTGGAGGGGATCGCCGAGGGCGACATCGTCGAGCTGATCGCCGGCCCCTTCAAAGGCGAGAAGGCCCGCGTCCAGCGGATCGACGAGGGGAAAGACCAGGTGACTGTCGAGCTGTACGAGGCGACCGTTCCGATTCCGGTGACGGTCCGTGGCGACCAGATCCGCGTGCTCGACTCGGACGAGCGCTGA
- a CDS encoding thiamine pyrophosphate-dependent enzyme, which yields MSTFSAIGEEREIDRDEYTPGVEPQPTWCPGCGDFSVLKALKQALPEVGRTPEETLLCTGIGCSGKLNSYLDTYGFHTIHGRSLPVARAAKLANPDLEVIAAGGDGDGYGIGGNHFIHTARENHDMAYIVFNNEIFGLTKGQTSPTSPKGHKSKTQPSGSAKEPIKPLSMSLNAGASYVARTAAVNPNQAKEILIEAIEHDGFAHVDFLTQCPTWNKDARQYVPYIDVNESDDYDFDKTDRVEAAEMMRETEESLYEGEVLTGRFYVDEDRQSYGAEKQAIGEMPEEPLAERYWDDDYEWERSHDKFLDKHA from the coding sequence ATGAGCACGTTTTCAGCAATCGGAGAGGAACGAGAGATCGACCGTGACGAGTACACCCCCGGCGTCGAGCCCCAGCCGACCTGGTGTCCGGGTTGCGGCGACTTCAGCGTCCTGAAGGCGCTCAAGCAGGCGCTCCCGGAAGTCGGGCGCACGCCCGAGGAAACTCTGCTGTGTACCGGTATCGGCTGTTCCGGCAAGCTGAACAGCTACCTCGACACGTACGGGTTCCACACGATCCACGGGCGCTCGCTGCCCGTGGCCCGCGCCGCGAAGCTCGCGAACCCCGACCTCGAAGTGATCGCCGCCGGCGGTGACGGCGACGGCTACGGGATCGGCGGGAACCACTTCATCCACACGGCCCGGGAGAACCACGACATGGCGTACATCGTCTTCAACAACGAGATCTTCGGGCTCACGAAGGGGCAGACCTCCCCGACGAGCCCGAAGGGCCACAAGTCGAAGACGCAGCCGTCCGGCAGCGCCAAGGAGCCGATCAAGCCGCTCTCGATGTCGCTCAACGCCGGCGCCTCGTACGTCGCCCGCACGGCCGCAGTCAACCCGAACCAGGCCAAAGAGATCCTGATTGAAGCGATCGAGCACGATGGCTTCGCGCACGTGGACTTCCTGACGCAGTGCCCGACGTGGAATAAGGACGCGCGCCAGTACGTCCCCTACATCGACGTCAACGAGTCTGACGACTACGACTTCGACAAGACGGACCGCGTCGAGGCCGCAGAGATGATGCGCGAGACCGAGGAGTCGCTGTACGAGGGCGAGGTCCTCACCGGCCGCTTCTACGTCGACGAGGACCGGCAGTCCTACGGCGCGGAGAAGCAGGCGATCGGCGAGATGCCCGAGGAGCCGCTGGCCGAGCGGTACTGGGACGACGACTACGAGTGGGAGCGCTCTCACGACAAGTTCCTCGACAAGCACGCCTGA
- a CDS encoding 2-oxoacid:acceptor oxidoreductase subunit alpha: MTDDELIWRISGGSGDGIASTSQNFAKALMRSGLNVFTHRHYPSRIRGGHTYTEIRASSDPVKSRGDGYNFLLALGDSFARNPQEEAIYGNEEIKPLSENLDELREGGVIVYDEGLLDASEIPDFEERVEENNWHVYSLDLRGLARDQGREVMRNTAGVGATCAITGMDLDHVQDLMRDAMPEKILEPNLEILQIAYDQVREEYDVDASDVSVPTGEHDETQLLMSGSDAISYGAIDEGCRFIAGYPMTPWTEVFTIMTKNLPKLGGISEQVEDEIAAAALAVGASHAGVKAMSGSSGGGFALMSEPLGLAEMTETPVVLVEAMRAGPSTGMPTKPEQSDLEHVLYTSQGDSQRVVLAPGTVEEAYEQSRIAFRLAYEYQIPSILLYDQKLGGELVNVPKSHFDREPNPTLGKTLSEDALADEPHSADGKFHRFQHDVEDGVSPRSIPGQKGGRYLATGNEHDPTGHICEDADNRVAQIDRRTQKLEAIRADLDTEDTGSYAGPDDAQYGILTFGSQQGTVEEAVGRLNDDGISVKSYGVSDMLPFPTEQVEAFVESVDEVLVVEMTASGQFRGLIQKNLGRYGEKLSSLLKYNGNPFEPAEIVDGFEAAIIEGDGDASGHQTTFVPAAGD; encoded by the coding sequence ATGACTGACGACGAACTCATCTGGCGGATATCGGGGGGATCCGGTGACGGGATCGCTTCGACCAGCCAGAACTTCGCGAAGGCCTTGATGCGATCGGGGCTCAACGTCTTCACGCATCGCCACTACCCGTCGCGGATCCGCGGGGGCCACACCTACACCGAGATCCGAGCGTCTTCGGATCCGGTGAAATCCCGCGGGGACGGCTACAACTTCCTGCTCGCGCTCGGCGACTCGTTCGCCCGCAACCCGCAGGAAGAGGCCATCTACGGGAACGAAGAGATCAAGCCGCTCTCGGAGAACTTGGACGAACTCCGCGAGGGCGGGGTCATCGTGTACGACGAGGGGCTCCTCGACGCCTCCGAGATTCCGGACTTCGAGGAGCGCGTAGAGGAGAACAACTGGCACGTATACTCCCTCGACCTCCGCGGACTCGCGCGCGATCAGGGCCGCGAGGTCATGCGCAACACCGCCGGCGTCGGCGCGACCTGCGCGATCACCGGGATGGACCTCGACCACGTCCAGGACCTCATGCGCGACGCGATGCCGGAGAAGATCCTCGAGCCGAACCTCGAGATCCTCCAGATCGCCTACGACCAGGTCCGCGAGGAGTACGACGTGGACGCCTCGGACGTGTCGGTGCCGACCGGCGAACACGACGAGACGCAGCTGCTCATGTCCGGCTCGGACGCCATCTCCTACGGCGCCATCGACGAGGGCTGCCGGTTCATCGCCGGCTACCCGATGACGCCGTGGACCGAGGTGTTCACCATCATGACGAAGAACCTGCCGAAGCTCGGCGGGATCTCCGAGCAGGTCGAAGACGAGATCGCGGCGGCCGCGCTCGCGGTCGGCGCCTCGCACGCCGGCGTAAAGGCCATGTCCGGCTCCTCCGGCGGCGGCTTCGCGCTGATGTCGGAGCCGCTCGGGCTCGCGGAGATGACGGAGACTCCCGTCGTCCTCGTTGAGGCCATGCGCGCCGGTCCCTCGACCGGGATGCCGACGAAGCCGGAGCAGTCCGACCTCGAACACGTCCTGTACACCTCACAGGGCGACTCCCAGCGCGTCGTCTTGGCGCCCGGGACCGTCGAGGAGGCGTACGAGCAGTCGCGAATCGCCTTCCGGCTGGCCTACGAGTACCAGATCCCGTCGATCCTCCTGTACGACCAGAAGCTCGGCGGCGAGCTGGTGAACGTCCCGAAGAGCCACTTCGACCGCGAGCCGAACCCGACCCTCGGGAAGACGCTCTCGGAGGACGCGCTGGCCGACGAGCCGCACTCGGCCGACGGGAAGTTCCACCGGTTCCAGCACGACGTCGAGGACGGCGTCTCCCCGCGGTCGATCCCCGGCCAGAAGGGCGGCCGCTACCTCGCGACCGGCAACGAACACGACCCCACCGGCCACATCTGCGAGGACGCGGACAACCGCGTCGCGCAGATCGACCGCCGGACCCAGAAGCTGGAGGCGATCCGAGCCGACCTCGACACCGAGGACACCGGCTCGTACGCCGGTCCCGACGACGCTCAGTACGGTATCCTCACGTTCGGCAGCCAGCAGGGCACCGTCGAGGAGGCGGTCGGCCGGCTCAACGACGACGGAATTTCGGTGAAATCGTACGGCGTCTCCGACATGCTTCCGTTCCCGACGGAGCAGGTCGAGGCGTTCGTCGAGAGCGTCGACGAGGTCCTCGTCGTCGAGATGACGGCGTCCGGACAGTTCCGCGGGCTCATCCAGAAGAACCTCGGCCGCTACGGCGAGAAGCTGTCGAGCCTGTTGAAGTACAACGGGAACCCGTTCGAGCCGGCGGAGATCGTCGACGGGTTCGAGGCCGCGATCATCGAGGGCGACGGCGATGCGTCCGGCCATCAGACCACCTTCGTCCCAGCCGCAGGTGACTAA
- the lrpA1 gene encoding HTH-type transcriptional regulator LrpA1, translating into MSTVSTEERILSVLEEDAQASCAEIADRADVSKPTVRKYIDRLEEKGVIVGYSAEVDPKKLSSQSIAMVGMDVDSGQYVGATRKLKDLDEVQALYTSSGDHMLMAEVRASDGDELGDVISEKLLGVDGVTAAHPSFLQERLK; encoded by the coding sequence ATGAGTACGGTATCGACGGAAGAACGGATTCTATCTGTGTTGGAGGAGGACGCGCAGGCCTCCTGTGCGGAGATAGCCGACCGGGCCGATGTCTCGAAGCCGACGGTGCGAAAGTACATCGACCGCCTCGAAGAGAAGGGCGTGATCGTCGGCTACTCCGCGGAGGTCGACCCGAAGAAGCTCTCGTCGCAGTCGATCGCGATGGTCGGGATGGACGTCGACTCGGGACAGTACGTGGGCGCGACTCGAAAGCTGAAGGATCTCGACGAGGTGCAGGCGCTGTACACCTCTTCTGGCGACCACATGCTGATGGCTGAGGTCCGCGCCAGCGACGGTGACGAACTCGGCGACGTCATCTCAGAGAAGCTCCTCGGCGTGGACGGCGTCACCGCGGCGCACCCCTCCTTCCTCCAGGAACGGTTGAAGTGA
- the dph5 gene encoding diphthine synthase has product MLTFIGLGLYDERSITVEGREALRSADRVFAEFYTSRLVGADVDDLEAYHDTEIEVRAREGVEQDPEAILAAAEDGHTAFLTAGDTMISTTHTDLRLRAEERGIDTRVIHGVTAQSAASSLTGLQNYRFGKATTLPFPYAHGGDDVPGSVIDTIEANRERGLHTVVYLDIKVGTGPTGPDPDHEEYMTADVAAGLLADGWEDALAVVVARAGSPDAVVAADRLSALADREFGDPLHLLVIPGDLHHVEADALVGLAGAPAELVEE; this is encoded by the coding sequence ATGCTCACATTCATCGGTCTCGGCCTCTACGACGAGCGGTCGATCACCGTCGAGGGGCGCGAGGCGCTCCGGTCCGCGGACCGGGTCTTCGCCGAGTTCTACACCAGCCGACTGGTCGGCGCCGACGTCGACGACCTGGAAGCGTACCACGACACGGAGATAGAGGTCCGGGCGCGCGAGGGCGTCGAGCAGGATCCGGAGGCGATCCTCGCGGCGGCGGAAGACGGCCACACCGCCTTCCTCACCGCCGGCGACACGATGATCTCGACGACTCACACCGACCTCCGGCTGCGCGCCGAGGAGCGCGGCATCGACACCCGCGTGATCCACGGCGTGACGGCCCAGTCGGCCGCGTCGAGTCTCACCGGGCTCCAGAACTACCGGTTCGGCAAGGCGACGACGCTCCCGTTCCCGTACGCTCACGGCGGCGACGACGTGCCCGGAAGCGTGATCGACACCATCGAGGCGAACCGCGAGCGCGGGCTCCACACCGTCGTCTACCTCGACATCAAGGTCGGCACCGGACCGACCGGCCCCGACCCGGACCACGAGGAGTACATGACCGCCGACGTCGCTGCCGGCCTTCTCGCCGACGGGTGGGAGGACGCGCTCGCGGTCGTCGTCGCCCGCGCGGGCTCGCCCGACGCGGTCGTCGCCGCCGACCGCCTGAGCGCGCTCGCGGACCGCGAGTTCGGCGACCCGCTCCACCTGCTCGTGATCCCCGGCGACCTCCATCACGTCGAGGCCGACGCGCTCGTCGGCCTGGCGGGCGCGCCGGCGGAGCTCGTCGAGGAGTAA
- a CDS encoding cyclic nucleotide-binding/CBS domain-containing protein — translation MDLNDRTRVSEVMSTPLETIGANEPLREAARRMSDSDISALVVTTGGGCIVTQSDIVGAVAEGEDTTETTVRDVMTRNVETVTPDLMMEEVAAMMTMYGVKHLPVVDDDYVGMVSSTDIAEHLS, via the coding sequence ATGGATCTGAACGACCGGACCCGCGTCAGCGAGGTCATGTCGACACCCCTCGAAACGATCGGGGCGAACGAGCCGCTCCGGGAAGCGGCGCGTCGGATGAGCGATAGCGACATCAGCGCACTCGTCGTGACGACCGGCGGCGGCTGTATCGTCACACAAAGCGATATCGTCGGCGCCGTCGCCGAGGGGGAAGATACCACGGAGACGACGGTTCGGGACGTGATGACCCGGAACGTCGAGACCGTGACGCCGGACCTCATGATGGAGGAGGTGGCCGCGATGATGACGATGTACGGCGTGAAACACCTCCCGGTCGTCGACGACGACTACGTCGGGATGGTTTCTTCGACCGATATCGCCGAACACCTTTCGTGA
- a CDS encoding protein translocase SEC61 complex subunit gamma, with product MDVPYDLNSYIRVLKLASTPSTDEFLQVSKIAGAGILLIGFIGFLMFAIMSLLPGVGA from the coding sequence ATGGACGTTCCGTACGACCTCAACAGCTACATTCGGGTGCTGAAACTGGCGAGCACGCCGAGCACCGACGAGTTCCTCCAGGTGTCGAAGATCGCCGGGGCCGGGATCCTCCTCATCGGCTTCATCGGCTTCCTGATGTTCGCGATCATGAGCCTCCTGCCGGGGGTCGGCGCGTAA
- a CDS encoding MgtC/SapB family protein: MLSAIDPLVYLQTNVAKLVLATALGMFLGLEREWSQKSAGIRTFALISLAAAVFSLLGHDGLLIVGGALIVAIAVLLAVRSFVEEAVDGLSLTTSVSMLVTYGVGALVVEEFFIEAVTVAMLSSLLLVLKRELHQFAWGLSREEVRSAVEFTIIAFVVFPLLPAETIDPWGAVQPRLIWSLVVAVSAIGFVNYVLVKRYQGRGYAVTGFFGGLVNSTAVVAEMAKRAKGQADLLDIAVGSILLANAAMALRNAAVVAVFVPEAALIVGAPLGAITVAGILIAVWRSDWQTTMEAELTSPFSLRNALTFGALFLLVLVVSAGAERTFGAGGFVATSFLAGLVSSGTATTTAVSLLGTGQISVDTAVAGVVAGTVASVLVKTAFAASITRELVRPVLFWNLVLIAVGVVVGAPLLLR; encoded by the coding sequence GTGTTGAGCGCCATCGACCCGCTGGTCTACCTCCAGACGAACGTCGCGAAGCTGGTCTTGGCGACCGCGCTGGGGATGTTTCTGGGCCTAGAGCGGGAGTGGTCTCAAAAATCCGCAGGTATCCGAACGTTCGCGCTGATCAGTCTCGCGGCGGCCGTGTTCTCGCTGCTCGGCCACGACGGGCTCCTGATCGTCGGTGGGGCGCTGATCGTCGCCATCGCGGTGCTGCTCGCGGTCCGGAGCTTTGTCGAGGAGGCGGTTGATGGGCTCTCGCTGACTACGTCGGTGTCGATGCTCGTCACGTACGGGGTCGGCGCGCTCGTCGTCGAGGAGTTCTTCATCGAGGCGGTGACGGTGGCGATGCTCTCCTCGCTACTGCTCGTGTTGAAACGCGAGCTTCACCAGTTCGCGTGGGGGCTCTCGCGGGAGGAGGTTCGCAGCGCGGTCGAGTTCACGATCATCGCGTTCGTTGTCTTCCCGCTGCTCCCGGCGGAGACCATCGACCCGTGGGGCGCGGTCCAGCCGCGTCTCATCTGGTCGCTGGTCGTCGCCGTCAGCGCCATCGGCTTCGTCAACTACGTGCTTGTAAAGCGGTACCAGGGGCGCGGTTACGCGGTCACCGGCTTCTTCGGTGGGCTCGTGAACTCGACCGCGGTCGTCGCCGAGATGGCCAAACGCGCGAAGGGGCAGGCGGACTTACTCGATATCGCCGTCGGCTCGATCCTGCTCGCGAACGCCGCGATGGCCCTCCGGAACGCCGCGGTCGTCGCCGTCTTCGTCCCCGAGGCCGCCCTGATCGTGGGCGCGCCGCTGGGCGCAATCACGGTCGCGGGCATCCTCATCGCAGTGTGGCGCAGCGACTGGCAGACGACGATGGAGGCGGAGCTCACCTCGCCGTTCAGCCTCCGGAACGCGCTGACGTTCGGAGCGCTGTTCCTCCTCGTGCTCGTCGTCTCGGCGGGCGCCGAGCGGACGTTCGGCGCTGGCGGGTTCGTCGCCACGTCGTTCCTCGCGGGACTCGTCTCCTCCGGGACGGCGACGACCACGGCCGTCTCGCTTCTGGGAACCGGTCAGATAAGCGTCGACACCGCGGTCGCGGGGGTCGTCGCGGGGACGGTCGCGAGCGTCCTCGTCAAGACGGCGTTCGCCGCGAGCATCACGCGAGAACTGGTCCGGCCGGTGCTGTTCTGGAACCTCGTGTTGATCGCGGTGGGTGTCGTGGTCGGTGCACCGCTGCTCCTCCGATAA
- the ftsZ gene encoding cell division protein FtsZ produces the protein MDSIVEDAIDEAEESPVDDSGEAGAGENGATAGAPPQTGTMTDDELQDVLQDLQTNITVVGCGGAGGNTVNRMTEEGIHGAKLVAANTDVQHLVNIEADTKILMGQQKTQGRGAGSLPQVGEEAAIESQEEIQDAIDGSDMVFVTAGLGGGTGTGSAPVVAKAARESGALTIAIVTTPFTAEGEVRRTNAEAGLERLRDVSDTVIVVPNDRLLDSVGKLPVRQAFKVSDEVLMRSVKGITELITMPGLVNLDFADVRTVMEKGGVAMIGLGESDSDSKAQDSVKSALRSPLLDVDISSANSALVNVTGGTDMSIEEAEGVVEEIYDRIDPDARIIWGTSVDEELEGEMRTMIVVTGVESPQIYGRNGESAEGEGETPEMEDIDYVE, from the coding sequence ATGGACTCTATTGTAGAGGACGCCATCGACGAAGCCGAGGAATCCCCGGTAGATGACTCCGGGGAGGCCGGCGCCGGCGAGAACGGCGCAACCGCCGGAGCCCCGCCTCAGACCGGAACGATGACCGACGACGAGCTGCAGGACGTCCTCCAGGACCTCCAGACGAACATCACCGTCGTCGGCTGCGGAGGCGCCGGCGGCAACACGGTCAACCGGATGACCGAGGAGGGGATCCACGGGGCGAAGCTGGTCGCGGCCAACACCGACGTTCAGCACCTCGTCAACATCGAAGCCGACACGAAGATCCTTATGGGCCAGCAGAAGACGCAAGGTCGCGGCGCCGGCTCCCTCCCGCAGGTCGGTGAGGAGGCCGCCATCGAGTCCCAAGAGGAGATCCAGGACGCCATCGACGGCTCCGACATGGTGTTCGTCACCGCCGGGCTCGGCGGCGGCACGGGGACCGGGTCCGCCCCGGTCGTCGCGAAGGCCGCCCGCGAGTCGGGCGCCCTGACCATCGCCATCGTCACGACCCCCTTCACTGCCGAGGGCGAGGTCCGACGAACGAACGCCGAGGCCGGCCTCGAACGGCTCCGCGACGTGAGCGACACCGTCATCGTCGTCCCCAACGATCGCCTGCTCGACTCGGTCGGGAAGCTCCCCGTTCGGCAGGCGTTCAAGGTGTCCGACGAGGTCCTAATGCGCTCGGTGAAAGGTATCACGGAGCTCATTACGATGCCCGGACTCGTCAACCTCGACTTCGCCGACGTTCGCACCGTCATGGAGAAGGGCGGCGTCGCGATGATCGGGCTCGGCGAGTCCGACTCCGACTCGAAGGCGCAGGACTCGGTGAAATCGGCGCTCCGCTCGCCCCTGCTCGATGTCGACATCTCCAGCGCGAACTCCGCGCTGGTCAACGTCACCGGCGGGACCGACATGTCCATCGAAGAGGCAGAGGGCGTCGTCGAGGAGATCTACGACCGGATCGACCCCGACGCCCGGATCATCTGGGGAACCTCCGTTGACGAGGAGCTGGAAGGCGAGATGCGGACCATGATCGTGGTGACCGGCGTCGAGTCGCCGCAGATCTACGGCCGCAACGGCGAATCGGCCGAGGGAGAAGGAGAAACGCCCGAGATGGAAGACATCGACTACGTGGAGTAG
- a CDS encoding GNAT family N-acetyltransferase, protein MHVRAARPDDAEALRTAVSRAREATVFDDIGAPLLDVSAAGVREAAAEAEWSFLMEDEEGPVGVAIAHPDVEVTTDESTDAEESADDARDANGGDREAELLALWVHPNHAGEGVASELLARIASSVADRGVGTLRATVPADSPGATEFFSAHGFVHRGTCRGPAGDESIVVTDVDALR, encoded by the coding sequence ATGCATGTCCGGGCGGCGCGGCCCGACGATGCGGAGGCGCTGCGGACGGCGGTCTCGCGGGCCCGCGAGGCGACCGTCTTCGACGATATCGGAGCTCCCCTTCTCGACGTGTCCGCCGCCGGCGTCCGCGAGGCCGCCGCGGAGGCCGAGTGGTCGTTCCTGATGGAGGACGAAGAGGGGCCGGTGGGCGTTGCCATCGCTCACCCCGACGTGGAGGTAACGACCGACGAATCGACAGACGCGGAAGAATCGGCTGACGACGCGAGAGACGCAAACGGTGGCGACCGAGAGGCCGAACTGCTCGCGCTGTGGGTCCACCCGAACCACGCGGGCGAAGGCGTCGCGAGCGAGCTGCTCGCCCGCATCGCGTCATCGGTGGCCGACCGAGGCGTCGGAACCCTTCGCGCGACCGTTCCCGCCGACAGCCCCGGGGCCACGGAGTTCTTCAGCGCGCACGGGTTCGTCCACCGTGGCACCTGTCGCGGCCCGGCGGGTGACGAGTCGATCGTCGTCACCGACGTGGACGCGCTTCGGTGA
- the artA gene encoding archaeosortase A: protein MFGSGVPAVLTLLPDTFTFAWLVAILFAVAWLLDSRGLAAGRSLAAGTWALFGLFWLTTVPYFAFEHQSYVESILALVGVPACIYAGYLLYNGRGSLFTLTRAIAIMLFIYLPFETIPAFTLGGMAFPEPRRILIEAVATQTGMLIDLLGYVPERVASSEGYNAAYLWTLDDGHTYRIDIVLACTGLGSMAIFGGLVAAVEAPLRRKLRGLAVSVSLIYVLNILRTTFISVVAGNQYMQWYPDLVLAMFGASDPYRVSFLISDRIMSQLLAVVALIGITFLVVRELPELVVILEDVLYLLTGEEHDLTEALELPREPTNR, encoded by the coding sequence ATGTTTGGTTCCGGCGTGCCGGCGGTTCTAACTCTGTTGCCGGACACGTTCACGTTCGCTTGGCTCGTCGCGATCCTCTTCGCCGTCGCGTGGCTGCTCGACAGCCGCGGGCTGGCGGCGGGTCGCTCGCTCGCGGCCGGCACGTGGGCGCTGTTCGGGCTCTTCTGGCTGACCACGGTGCCGTACTTCGCGTTCGAGCACCAGAGCTACGTCGAGTCGATCCTCGCGCTCGTCGGGGTTCCGGCCTGTATATACGCCGGCTACCTGCTGTACAACGGGCGGGGGTCGCTGTTCACCCTCACGCGAGCGATCGCGATCATGCTGTTCATCTACCTCCCGTTCGAGACGATTCCGGCGTTCACGCTCGGCGGCATGGCGTTCCCCGAGCCTCGCCGGATCCTCATCGAGGCGGTCGCGACCCAGACCGGGATGCTCATCGACCTACTCGGCTACGTGCCGGAGCGGGTGGCGAGCAGCGAGGGGTACAACGCGGCCTACCTGTGGACGCTCGACGACGGACACACCTACCGGATCGACATCGTGCTCGCCTGTACAGGACTCGGGAGCATGGCGATCTTCGGCGGGCTCGTCGCGGCGGTCGAGGCGCCGCTGCGACGGAAGCTCCGCGGGCTCGCGGTGTCGGTCTCGCTCATCTACGTCCTCAACATCCTCCGGACGACGTTCATTTCGGTGGTCGCGGGCAACCAGTACATGCAGTGGTACCCGGACCTCGTGTTGGCGATGTTCGGCGCGAGCGACCCCTACCGCGTGTCGTTCCTGATCTCCGACCGGATCATGAGCCAGCTGCTCGCGGTCGTGGCGCTGATCGGCATCACCTTCCTCGTCGTGCGAGAGCTGCCGGAGCTCGTGGTCATCCTCGAAGACGTGCTCTACCTGCTCACTGGCGAGGAGCACGACTTGACGGAGGCGCTCGAACTCCCACGGGAGCCGACCAACCGCTGA
- a CDS encoding HPP family protein — protein sequence MADIPIERLMSTELVTIDPGAAAADAANRMLETGVSSILVVDDDGHLAGLITATDFVSLVRRNDPEDETPVEAFMTTDIVTVSPDDSVEELAEPTDRGYTHLPVVTADSKLVGIVSTTDLTTYVSEQR from the coding sequence ATGGCAGACATTCCCATCGAGCGGCTGATGTCGACTGAGCTCGTCACGATCGACCCGGGGGCGGCCGCCGCGGACGCGGCGAACCGGATGCTGGAGACGGGAGTGAGTTCTATCCTCGTCGTCGACGACGACGGACACCTCGCGGGGCTGATCACCGCGACGGACTTCGTCTCGCTCGTCCGACGGAACGACCCGGAAGACGAGACTCCCGTCGAGGCGTTCATGACGACAGACATTGTCACCGTGTCTCCCGACGATTCCGTCGAGGAACTCGCCGAGCCGACGGACCGAGGGTACACGCACCTGCCGGTGGTCACCGCGGACAGCAAGCTGGTCGGGATAGTCTCGACGACCGATCTCACGACGTACGTCTCGGAGCAGCGGTGA